The Nicotiana tabacum cultivar K326 chromosome 14, ASM71507v2, whole genome shotgun sequence genome contains a region encoding:
- the LOC142168836 gene encoding uncharacterized protein LOC142168836, translating to MKIAVVGAGISGLVSAYELAKAGVKVVVYEKEDYLGGHAKTVTVDGVDLDLGFMVFNRVTYPNMMEFFEFLGVDMKISDMSFSVCLDQGRGCEWGTRNGFSSLFAQKKNVLNPYFWQMIREIMRFKQDVISYLEALDCNTDIDYNEMLGHFIKSHGYSELFQKAYLIPICASIWSCPLAGVLGFSADYILSFFRDHHLLQFIIFVPKGAFVSFFTALWAPSIAHCKMAITYNKVKEELEKRGCQISVAEAKCI from the exons ATGAAAATAGCAGTAGTTGGGGCAGGAATAAGTGGACTTGTTTCTGCATATGAATTGGCAAAAGCTGGTGTTAAAGTTGTGGTTTATGAGAAGGAAGATTATCTCGGcggccatgccaagactgttactgtTGATGGCGTTGATCTTGACCTTGGTTTTATGGTCTTCAATAGG GTAACTTATCCAAACATGATGGAATTTTTTGAGTTCCTTGGAGTTGATATGAAGATCTCTGATATGTCATTTTCAGTGTGCTTAGACCAAGGCCGTGGTTGCGAATGGGGTACCCGAAATGGATTCTCTAGTTTGTTTGCACAAAAGAAGAATGTGTTGAATCCATATTTTTGGCAAATGATTCGAGAAATTATGAGATTTAAGCAGGATGTCATAAG TTATCTCGAGGCACTTGACTGCAATACTGACATTGATTACAACGAAATGTTAGGGCATTTTATTAAATCACATGGCTATTCGGAATTATTTCAGAAGGCTTATCTG ATTCCAATATGTGCTTCAATCTGGTCCTGTCCCTTAGCAGGAGTATTGGGCTTTTCTGCTGATTACATTCTTTCATTCTTCCGCGATCACCATCTTCTGCAg TTTATTATCTTTGTGCCTAAGGGTGCTTTTGTGTCTTTCTTTACAGCTCTTTGGGCTCCCTCAATTGCTCACTGTAAGATGGCAATCACATACAACAAG GTTAAAGAGGAGCTGGAGAAGAGAGGCTGCCAAATaagtgttgcggaagccaaatgtatatag